One segment of Dromaius novaehollandiae isolate bDroNov1 chromosome Z, bDroNov1.hap1, whole genome shotgun sequence DNA contains the following:
- the LOC112991938 gene encoding avidin-like → MKETKGENAKSWQDQTARRGKCDLTGWWENDLGSQMHIFSVNSQGDFRGEYHTAVSSAQKPIKPSPLHGSQHLDEDGQCTFGFTVNWKRFSDSTAVFVGQRFVDASKQEVLQTAWLLREKVDSLQDDWKATRVGRNVFTRMNFKEE, encoded by the exons atgaaggagacaaaaggagaaaatgccAAGAGTTGGCAGGACCAGACCGCAAGGAGGGGCAAG TGCGACCTGACCGGCTGGTGGGAGAACGACCTGGGCTCGCAGATGCACATCTTCAGCGTGAACAGCCAGGGCGACTTCAGAGGCGAGTACCACACCGCTGTCTCGAGCGCCCAAAAGCCAATCAAGCCTTCACCCCTCCACGGTTCCCAGCACTTGGACGAGGACGGACAATGCACGTTTGGCTTCACCGTCAACTGGAAGAGGTTTTCTG ACTCCACCGCCGTCTTCGTGGGCCAGCGCTTTGTGGACGCCAGCAAGCAGGAGGTCTTGCAGACAGCCTGGCTCCTGCGGGAGAAGGTCGACTCCCTCCAGGATGACTGGAAAGCCACCAG GGTCGGCCGCAACGTCTTCACTCGGATGAACTTCAAGGAAGAATGA
- the LOC135324908 gene encoding avidin-like, which produces MRSTAAPSPRYKGRRSRSPGEARRAGAAPAPGSRHPLPAAMGRQSCSLVLAVALLSLSTTSARKCELQGLWKNELGSNMTLSALDAAGAFTGSYHTAVAATNKRIVVSPLKGAQQHPSTKGKVTFGFTVQWQFADSITVFVGQCFVDRQGKETLETTWLLREEVPSRRDSWKATRIGTNIFTRIK; this is translated from the exons ATGCGCAGcaccgccgcgccgagcccccgcTATAAagggcgccggagccggagcccgggcGAGGCGCGGCGAGCAGGGGCTGctccggctcccggctcccggcacCCGCTGCCAGCGGCAAtggggaggcagagctgctcgCTCGTCCTTGCCGTGGCCCTGCTGAGCCTCAGCACCACTTCAGCGAGGAAG TGCGAGCTGCAGGGCCTGTGGAAGAACGAGCTGGGCTCCAACATGACCCTCTCGGCCCTCGATGCGGCCGGGGCCTTCACCGGCTCCTACCACACCGCGGTGGCGGCCACCAACAAGCGGATCGTGGTGTCACCCCTGAaaggggcccagcagcacccCAGCACCAAGGGGAAGGTCACCTTCGGCTTCACTGTGCAGTGGCAGTTTGCAG ACTCCATCACCGTCTTTGTGGGCCAGTGCTTCGTGGACCGGCAGGGGAAGGAGACGCTGGAGACCACGTGGCTCCTGCGGGAGGAGGTGCCATCGCGCAGGGACAGCTGGAAAGCCACCAG GATCGGCACCAACATCTTCACCCGGATCAAGTGA
- the LOC135324909 gene encoding avidin-like — MQVAAILLLLALALVTPSSSAERKCVLTGFWINDLGSNMTINSVNKAGEFSGMYHTAVTATSRKIRISPLQGSQHRENNSNQPTFGFTVNWSYSGSTTVFVGQCFVDEDGREILKTMWLLREQVGSLGDDWKATRVGVNVFVRRAPRRE, encoded by the exons ATGCAGGTGGCTGCCATCCTCCTGCTGCTCGCCCTGGCGCTGGTgactcccagctcctctgctgagcgGAAG tgTGTCCTGACAGGATTTTGGATCAATGACCTGGGCTCCAATATGACCATCAATTCTGTGAACAAAGCAGGCGAATTCTCCGGCATGTACCACACGGCAGTGACAGCCACCAGCAGAAAGATCAGGATTTCGCCGCTGCAGGGATCCCAGCACCGTGAGAacaacagcaaccagcccaccTTCGGTTTCACTGTCAACTGGAGTTACTCAG GCTCCACCACCGTCTTCGTGGGCCAGTGCTTCGTGGACGAGGACGGGAGGGAAATTTTGAAGACCATGTGGCTCCTGCGAGAGCAGGTCGGCAGCCTCGGCGACGACTGGAAAGCCACCAG AGTCGGCGTCAACGTCTTCGTCCGCCGGGCACCGCGCAGGGAGTGA